The Candidatus Baltobacteraceae bacterium genome contains a region encoding:
- a CDS encoding HAMP domain-containing sensor histidine kinase, which produces RTPLTSIRGYIETLLDNDLDTVTSRRFLEVARNEALRLGRLVDGMLEFSLLDLSPVPMAGVTDLAGAVQAAIEALGPVASDAGMTLEARHEGETTARIGGDACMHVLLNVIENAVKYGSRGGHIRVSIERQDPFVHAIVDDDGPGVAPAERERIFEDRTRGGNSDATRGAGIGLRIVRTIVERTGGAVSVDDSPLGGARFLIRLPAAKAELRASTS; this is translated from the coding sequence TGCGCACGCCGCTCACCTCGATCCGCGGCTACATCGAAACCTTGCTCGATAACGATCTCGACACCGTGACGTCGCGCCGGTTTCTCGAGGTAGCGCGCAACGAAGCGCTGCGCCTGGGCCGCCTGGTCGACGGGATGCTCGAGTTCTCGCTGCTCGACCTCTCGCCGGTACCGATGGCCGGGGTGACCGATTTAGCCGGCGCGGTGCAGGCGGCGATCGAGGCGCTCGGTCCGGTCGCGAGCGACGCCGGCATGACCCTGGAAGCACGTCACGAGGGGGAAACCACGGCGCGGATCGGCGGAGATGCTTGCATGCACGTGTTGCTCAACGTCATCGAAAACGCCGTGAAGTACGGAAGTCGCGGCGGTCATATTCGCGTGAGCATCGAACGCCAAGATCCGTTTGTCCACGCAATCGTCGATGACGACGGCCCCGGCGTTGCCCCGGCCGAACGCGAGCGGATCTTCGAAGACCGCACGCGGGGCGGCAACAGCGACGCGACGCGCGGGGCGGGTATCGGTCTGCGCATCGTGCGTACGATCGTCGAACGCACGGGCGGCGCCGTGAGCGTGGACGACTCGCCGCTCGGCGGCGCACGATTTCTCATTCGTCTTCCCGCTGCCAAAGCGGAACTTCGGGCGAGTACGTCGTAG